Genomic segment of Streptomyces zhihengii:
TGGAGCGCCTTCCCGGCGGCAAGGTCGTCACCCGCACGCTCTCGTACGCCCGGCCGGAGGGGGTTCGCGAGGCAGTGCCCCCGGAGCCGGTGCGGCCCGTGGAGCCCGTGCGGCCCGCCCCCGCCCCCGTCGCCCCCGTCGAGCCCGAGCCCGAGCCGGTGCCGGTGCCGGAAGCCGCCGCCCCGCCGCCGGAGCCCGGGACACCCCCGGCCCCGCTCCCGGAGCCCGCCGCGTACGACCCGGACCGCCACCGCACCGCCTCCGGCCTGCTCTCCGCGCTGCGGCGCGACGACGCCCGCCTGCTGCTCTCCGCGCACGAGGTGCGCCGACTGACCCCCGCCGTCTCCGCCTGGCTCGAACGCGAGGCCCACCCCGACGCCGTCCGCCTCGCTCTCACCACCGGCCTGCCCGCCACCCTCAGACGCCCCGCCGGCCTCCTCGCCCACCGCCTCGCCACCCTCCTGCCGCCACCCCTCCCGGCTCCGCCGCCCCCGCCCCTCCCGATGCGGAACTGCGACGGCTGCGAACGCGGCATCCGCGCCCCGGAGGGGGAGCTGTGCCGCGACTGCCGGGGCACGGCGGCGAGGGCCGCCTAGCATGAGAGGGACGACCCCTGCCGCCGGGTACGGACGACGAGGAGCGAGCCCCATGACCATCGCCCCGGACGACGCTCAGCACGACGCCCGCCTGTACGAGGTCATGCGCGAGTTCGTCCAGTCCATGGACGACACCCTTCCCGGCAAGTTCGAGATCACCAAGGAAGGGATCGTCCACGACATGATGTCGCCCGCACGGCCGCACGAGCTCACCGTGCTGCGTGTCCGCCGGCGCCTCGAACAGGTGCTTCCGGAGGGCTTGGTGGCGCACACCGGCACGCCCGACGTGGAGCACGCGGGCGAAGGCGTCATGCGCCACCCGGACGTGATGGTCATCGCCGAGGCCGACATGGAGGGCGAGGGCTCGTTCGACCCGTACACCGTGCTCGCCGCGATCGAGGTCGTCTCCCGCTCCAACCCGGACAACGACTGGGTGGGCAAGATGCGCGACTACCCCTTGCTCGGCATCCCGGTCTACGCGCTCTTCGACCCCCGCACCGGTTCCGGCGCGGTACTCGGCGACATCCACACCACCCCGGCGGGCCCGCGCTACGCCGCCCGCCGGGAGTTCGTGTACGGCGAGAAGGTCACCATCGGCGACTGGACGATCCCGACCGAGGGGCTGCCGCTGTACGCGGACTGATCAGGCGTCCGCCCGTACGTCACGACACCCGCCGGTACGCGGCGGACCCGCACGCTCGGCGAGCGTGCGGGTCCGGTCCGGGGAGCGCGGGGCGTTCAGCCCTGCGGCAGCCACTCCCGCCAGGTCGGCTCGTTCGCGGCGACCCACTTCCTCGCGGCCTCCTCGGGCGAGAGCTTCTGCTCCGCGATCATCAGGGAGACCTCGTTCTGTTCCTTCTCCGTCCAGCGGAACTTCTTCAGGAAGGCGGCCGCGTCGCCGCCCTTGTCCGCGAAGCGGGTGTTGAGGAACTTCTGGAGGGGGGTGTGGGGGTAGGCGCAGGCGACCTCGTCCGGGTCGGCGTCGCAGCCCTCGGTGTACTCGGGGAGCTTCACCTCCGTCATGGGCACCTTCTCGAAGAGCCACTGGGGCTTGTACCAGTAGGAGAGGAACGGCTTCTTCGCCTTGGCGAACTGCTGGATCTGGGTGATCTGCGCCGCCTCGGAGCCGGCGAAGACGACCTGGTAGTCCAGGTCCAGGTTCTTCACCAGGGCCTTGTCGTTGGTGACGTAGGACGGGGAGCCGTCCAGCAACTGGCCCTTGCCGCCGCTCTCCGCGGTGCGGAGCTGGTCGGCGTACTTGTCGAGGTTCTTCCAGTCGGTGACGTCCGGGTGCTGCTCGGCGAAGTACGTGGGCACGAACCAGCCGATGTGGCCGGTGACCCCGAGGTCGCCGCCGCGGGTGATGGTGCCCTTGTCCTCGATGTAGCGCTGCTCCTGCTCCGGGTGGCCCCAGTCCTCCAGGATGGCGTCCACCCGGCCCTGGCTGAGCGCGTCCCAGGCCGGGACCTCGTCGATCTGGACGGTGTCGACGCGGTAGCCGAGCTCCTTCTCCAGCAGGTACTGCGCGACGGCGACATTGGCCTGCGCGCCCACCCAGGACTGCACGGACAGGGTGACCGTGCGGGCACCCTGGGCGGCGGCGTACGGGGACGCCTGCTTCGTCATGTCGGCCGCGCCGCAGCCGGTGAGCACGGTCAGACCGAGGGCGGCGGCGAGGACGGCGAAACGCGGGCGAGCCATGTCAGGCCCCCTTTCCGGCGGGTGCGCGACGGTCCGTGGGCTGGGTGACGCGGTCGAGCATCAGGCCGAGGCAGACGATCGCGGCGCCCGCGACCAGTCCGGTCGCCAGGTCGCCCTGGGCGAGGCCGAAGACGACGTCGTAGCCCAGCGCGCCACCGCCCACCAGGCCGCCGATGACGACCACGGCGAGGACCAGGACGACACCCTGGTTCACCGCGAGCAGCAGCGCGGGCCGGGCGAGGGGCAGTTGGACCTGGAGGAGCTGCTGGCGGCCGGTCGCGCCCAGCGAGCGCGCGGCCTCCACGGCGGACGGGTCCACGGCGGCCATGCCCTGCGCGGTGATGCGGACGACGGCGGGCAGCGCGTACACCACGGCGGCGGCGACCGCCGGCGCGCGGCCGACGCCGAAGAGCGCGACCACCGGGATCAGGTACACGAACTGCGGCATCGTCTGGAAGACGTCCAGCACCGGGCGCAGCGCGCGGTTCAGCCGGGCGCTGCGGGCGGCGGCGATGCCGGTGGCGAAGCCGGCGACCAGGGTGACGGCGACGGCGGCCAGCACCTGGGACAGCGTGTCGAGCGCGGGCTCCCACACGCCGAGGACACCGATCCCGGCCATCGCGAGGACGGCCGTCGCGGCCGTGCGCCAGGTGCCGATGAGCAGGGCGAGCGCGCCGACCAGGAGCAGCACGGCCCACCAGGGCAGCCACGTCAGGCCGGAGCGCACCGGGTCCAGCACCCAGGTGGTGAAGTGGGCCGCCCAGTCGGAGGTGCCGCCGATGACGGGGACGCCGGTGTAGAGGTGGGCGGTCATCCAGTCGACGGCCCGGTTGACGGGCTCGGCGACGTCCAGCGTCCAGGCGTCGGGCCAGCCGAGCCGGCCGGTGAACCGGCCGGCCAGCGCGGCGGCGAGGGTGACGGCCGCGGCGATCGCCCAGCCGAGGCGGGCACCGCGGGCGGGGGCGTCGCCGAGGCGGGCGCCGGCGGCCGCGGTGACGCGGTCGAGGACGACGGCGAGCAGCACGATCGGGACGCCCGCGGCGAGCGCGGCACCGACGTCGACGGAGGCCAGCGCCTGGTAGACGCGGTCGCCGAGACCGCCGGCCCCGATCACGGAGGCGATGACGGCCATGGAGAGCGCCATCATGATCGACTGGTTGAGGCCGAGCAGGAGTTCCTTGCGGGCGAGCGGCAGCCGGGCGGTCAGCAGCCGCTGCCGGGCGGTCGCGCCGAGCGAGGCGGCGGCCTCCATCACCCCGGCGTCCGCGCCGCGCAGACCGAGCGCGGTCAGCCGGGCCATGGGCGGGGCCGCGTAGACGACGGTGGCGAGGACGGCGGCGGGCACGCCGATGCCGAAGACGAGGACGACCGGCAGCAGGTAGGCGAAGGCGGGGAGCACCTGCATGGTGTCGAGGACGGGGCGCAGCACGCGGTGCATCCGGTCCGAGAGGCCGGCGGCGAGACCGAGGAGGCCGCCGAGCAGCACGGACGCGGCGACGGCGACGGCCATCAGGGCCAGCGTCTGCATGGTGGGCACCCACATGCCGAGGAGCCCGCAGGCGGCGAACGCCGCGACGGAGCCGAGCGCGAGGCGGACACCCGCGACGCGCCAGGCGATCACACCGGCGGCCGCGGTGACACCGGCCCAGCCGGCGGCGAGCAGCACCAGGTAGACCGCGCGCACCGAGAGCACGACGGCGTTGCTGACGTGGCCGAGGACGTAGAGGAAGAGGGGGTGGCTGTCCCGGTTGTCGATGATCCAGTCGCTGGTGTCGCCGAGCGGTCCGGAGAGGTCGACGGCCATCCGGCCGGGCCAGGTGCCGCCGCCGAGGAGGACGGCGCCGAGGACGAGCAGCACGGCGGTCCCGGCGGCGATGAGCCGCGTGCGGTGCCGGGCGAGCGAGCGTCGCGCCGACCGGGAGGACGCCGCGGCCGCGGGGGACGTCGCGGCCGCGGCGTCGGGGGCGTCCCCGGTGGAGGTGCCGACGGGCGTGGCGGTGGCGGTCACCGGCCCCACCGCCCGGGGGCGGGGGCGGTCGTGACCGGCCGGGGCGCGGGGAGGGCACTCACCGGCCGGGGCACGGGGAGGGCACTCACCGGCCGCGGCGCGGGGATGCGGGGTATCCGGGGGCCGCAGCCCGTCAGGCGCGGGGTGCGGGGGCCGAGGGTGCGGGCCGCCGTGGCCGAGCCGGGGCGGCGCGGCGCGGCGGAGGCGCGGTCGTGCGGGGTGCGGGGGCCCGGTATGCGGGGGGTGTCGTGCGGGGTGCGGGGCGTGCGCGGGTCGGAGGCGGGGCGGAGGGCGCGGGGGCCCGGCGGGGGCCAGGTGGTGTGGGAGTGCATCAGGCCACCGCCTTCCGCGCCGGGGGCGTGACACCGGCGACCACGCCCAGCAGCCCCGCGTGGTCGACGACGCCCAGGCAGCGGCCGCCCTCGACGACGCGGGCGGACTCGCCGGTGCGGGCGACGGCCTCGATGGCCTCGTGGACGGTGGCGTCCGGCGCGAGGGCCGGGCCGGTCTCCGTCTCGGCGGCGGCCGCCGGGCGCATCGCGGCGCGCACGGTCATGACCTGCTCGCGCGGCACGTCCCGGACGAAGTCGCGGACGTAGTCGTCGGCCGGCGAGCCGACGATCTCCTCGGGGGTGCCGAGCTGCACGATCCGGCCGTCGCGCATCAGCGCGATCCGGTCGCCGAGGCGCAGCGCCTCGGCGAGGTCGTGGGTGATGAAGACCATGGTGCGGCCCTCCTCCCGGTGGAGGCGGACGACCTCCTCCTGCATGTCCCGCCGGATCAGCGGGTCGAGCGCGCTGAACGGCTCGTCGAACAGCAGCACCTCCGGGTCGACGGCGAGCGCGCGGGCGAGGCCGACGCGCTGCTGCTGGCCGCCGGAGAGCTGGCCTGGGCGCCGGTGCTCCAGGCCGGCGAGGCCGACCTTCTCCACGAACCCGGCCGCCCGCGTACGCCGTTCCGCGCGCCCGACGCCCTGGATCTCCAGGCCGTAGGCGATGTTGTCGAGGACGGAGCGGTGCGGCAGCAGGCCGAAGTGCTGGAAGACCATGGCGGCCCGGTGGCGGCGCAGGGCGCGCAGCCGGCCCGCGTCCATGGAGAGCACGTCCTCGCCGTCGATGGCGATCGCGCCCGAGGTGGGTTCGATCAGCCGGGTCAGACAGCGCACCAGCGTGGACTTGCCGGAGCCGGACAGGCCCATGACGACGAAGACCTCGCCCTTGCGGACGTCGAAGGAGACGCCGCGCACGGCGGCGGTGCAGCCGGTGCGCTCGCGCAGCTCGGCGGCGTCGAGCGAGGCGAGTTCCGGGTCGGCGGGGACCCGGTCGGCCTTCGGGCCGAAGACCTTCCACAGGTCGCGCACGGCGAAGACGGGCGGCGCCGCCTCGGGGGTGTCGGGTGCGCCGGATGCGGCGGGTGCGGTGGCGGTACTCATCGGCTCGTGCCTCCCAGCAGGTCGGCGCACTTCTCGCCGACCATGAGGACGCCGATCATCGGGTTCACGGCGGTCATGGTCGGGAAGACGGACGCGTCGGCGATCCGGATGTTCTGCAGGCCCCTGATCCTCAGGTCGGGGGCGACGACGGCGAGTTCGTCGTCGGCCGCGCCCATCCGGCAGGTGCCGGCGGGGTGGTAGACGGTGTGCGCGACCTGGCGGGCGTAGGCGCTCAGCTCCTCGTCGGAGGTGATCTCCGGGCCCGGGCAGACCTCCCGCTTCAGCCAGCCGGCCAGCGGCTCGGTGGCGGCGATCTCGCGGGCGACGCGGATGCCGTCGACCAGGGTCCGGCCGTCGTAGTCGTCCTCGTCGGTGAAGTACCGGAAGTCCAGGGCGGGCTTGACCGCGGGGTCGGCGCTCGTCAGGTAGAGCCGGCCGCGGCTGCGGGGCTTCGGGATGTTCGGCGTCATCGACACGCCGTGCGCGGGGCGTTCGTAGCCGATCCGCTCCGGATTGTCGGTGAACGGGATCTGGTAGAAGTGGAACATCAGGTCCGGCCCGGCGGACGCGGGGTCGCGGCGGACGAAGAGCCCCGCGTCGGAGTCCATCGCGGAGTTCTCCGGGATGGGGCCGTGGGTCTCCCAGACGATCACCGACTCGGGGTGGTCGAGCAGGTTCTCGCCGACGCCCGGCAGGTCGTGGACGACCGGGATGCCGAGCTTCTCCAGGTCGGCACAGGGCCCGATGCCGGAGTGCAGCAGCAGCCGCGGGGTGTCCACCGCGCCCGCGCACACCAGCACTTCGCGCCGGGCGCGCACGACGTGCTCCGCGCCGTCGGCGGTGCGGATGTGCACGCCGGTGGCCCGGGTGCCCTCCAGCTCCAGCCGGAACGCCCAGGTCTCCAGGGCGATGTGGAGGTTGGGCCGGTCCAGGAACGGGTGCAGATAGGCGACCGAGGCGGAGGAGCGCTTGTTGTCCTCCGGGTGGTACGCCAGGTCGAAGAAGCCGGTGCCCTCGTGGAAGGGCGCCCGGTTGAAGCCCTCGACGCGCGGCACCGACAGGGCCGCCTGCGCGGCGTCGACGAAGTCGCGGGCGATGGCGTTCCGGTCGGCCTCGTCGACGGGGACGATGTTGTTGCGCAGCCGGCCGAAGTACGGGTCCATCGCGGCGGCGTCCCAGCCCTCGGCGCCCGCCTCGGCCCACTCGTCCCAGTCGGACGGCAGCGGCTTGAAGGCGATCAGGGTGTTGTGGGACGAGCAGCCGCCGAGCACCCGGGCGCGGCTGTGGCGGATGTGCGAGTTGCCGCGCGGCTGCTCGGTCGTCGGGTAGTCGTAGTCCAGCTCGCCGCCGAGCAGGCCCATCCAGCGGCGCAGGGTGAGCACGTCGTCGCGGCCGACGTCGCTGGGGCCGCCCTCGATGACGGCGACGGTGACGTCCGGGTCCTCGGTCAGCCGGGAGGCGATCACCGATCCGGCGGTGCCGCCGCCGACGACGACGTAGTCGTAGACCTGGTTCTCGTGGTTCTCGGTCATGGGTCCGTCCCCCGTGCTCAGCCCGCGAACCAGCGCACGGGGCGCGGGGCGAGGTTCTCGTAGACGTGCTTGGACTCGCGGTACTCGGCGAGGCCCGTCGGCCCGAGCTCGCGGCCGGTGCCGGACTTGCCGAAGCCGCCCCACTCCGCCTGCGGCAGATAGGGGTGGAAGTCGTTGATCCAGACCGTGCCGTGGCGCAGCCGGGCGGCGACCCGCCGGGCGCGGGCGGTGTCGGCGCTCCACACGCCGCCGGCCAGGCCGTACTCGGTGTCGTTGGCGAGGGCGACGGCCTCGTCCTCGGTGGTGAAGGTCTCCACGGTGAGGACCGGGCCGAACACCTCCTCGCGGATCACGCGCATGTCGCGGTGGCAGTGGTCGAGCACGGTGGGCCGGTAGAAGAAGCCGGGCCCCTCGGGCTTCTCGCCGCCGGCGCGGAGCACGGCGCCCTCCCTCAGCGCGGAGGCGACGAAGTCCTCGGTCTTCGCGAGCTGGGCGGCGGAGACGAGGGGGCCGCACTCGACGCCCTCGTCGGTGCCCCGGCCGAGGCGTATCCGCTCGGCGCGGCGGGCGAGTTCGGTGACGAAGCGCTCGCGCACCGACTCCTCGACGATCAGCCGGGAGCCGGCCGAGCAGACCTGGCCGCTGTGGATGAAGGCGGCGTTGAGCGCCTGGTCGACGGCGGTGTCGAAGCCCTCGTCGGTGGCGCAGGCGTCGGCGAAGACGACGTTCGGGTTCTTGCCGCCGAGCTCCAGGGCGACCTTCTTCACGCCCTCGGCCGCCGCCTTGGCCACCTTGACCCCGCTGACGAGGCCGCCGGTGAAGGAGACCAGGTCGACGTCCGGGTGCTCGGCGAGGCGGGCGCCCACGGTGGCTCCGGGGCCGGTGACGATGTTGGCGGCGCCGAGCGGCAGCCCGGCCTCCATCAGCAGCTCGACGAGCACGACCGTGGTCAGCGGGGTGATCTCGCTGGGCTTGACGACGAAGGTGTTGCCCGCGGCGAGGGCGGGCGCGATCTTCCAGCTCGCCTGGAGCAGCGGGTAGTTCCACGGCGTGATCAGCGCGCAGACGCCGACCGGCTCGTGCACGACGACGCTGTGGATGTCGTCCGACCCGGCGTCGACGACCCGGCCGCCGCTCTCCGCCGCCAGCAGGTCGGCGAAGTAGAGGAAGGCGTCGCGCACGCAGTCGACGTCGACGCGGCCCTCCTCCAGCGTCTTGCCCGCGTCCCGGCTCTCCAGGGCGCCGATCCGCTCCCGGTCCCGCTCCAGCAGCCCGGCGACCCGGCGCAGCAGCGCCGCGCGGTCGGCGGCCGGCGTACGGGGCCAGGACCCGTCGTCGAAGGCCGCCCGGGCGGCGGCGACGGCGTCGTCGGTGTCCGCGACGTCGCCCTCCGACACGACCGCGAACACGTTCGCGTCGACGGGGTCGATGATCTCGCGGGTGGCGCCGGAGACGGCCGCTCGCCACTCTCCGCCCACATGGATGGTCTGTTGTGCTGCCGACACGTCGCGTTGTGGCCTTTCGTTCCCGGTACTTCCCCCTGCCGGTCGCCCCGGCGATCGGGCCGCCTGCCCCCGCCCCGCCGATCCATGCGTATCGCTTCACGGATAGTGGGCCGCTTCACACCGCGCGTGAGACGGGGGTCACGCCCCGGCGGGCGGCTTCCGCCCGTCCGGCGGAGCCGGGGTGGCGGGCGGCTTCAGCCCGTCCGGCGCGGTGCCCGGCGGAGCCGGGGTGGCGGGCGGCTTCAGCCCGTCCGGCGATTGAGGACACGGCCGCAGGCCGTGCCACGACCACCGGGCCCGCGCCCGGAGCGCTGCGTTCCCGACCGCGGCCCGGTGGCCGCGGCACCACGCTGCGCGCGGTGTCCTCAAACGCCGGACGGGCTGAAAGGGCAAGCGCCCCGGGACCGGAGCCTCAACCGCCGACGGGCCCCGAAGGGCCGGCAACCTCAGCCCGTCCGGCGATTGAGGACACGGCCGCAGGCCGTACCCCGACCACCGGGCCGCGCCCGGAGCGCCGCGTTCCCGACCGCGGCCCGGTGGCCGCGGCACCACGCTGCGCGCGGTGTCCTCGAACGCCGGACGGGCTGGAAAGGCAGCCCCACGCCAAGCGCCCCGCAGGGAAAAGGCGTTGTTCCGCCGGAGCGGGCGCCGCTAGCGTCAGCGCATCGACGTGTAGCTCAGTCAGCCAGAGCGCCGGGCTTCGGACCCGGAGGGCGCGGGGGCGGAACCCGCCACGTCGGCTTATGGACGAGAACGCTGAGCAGCAGCATCCGACCGCGTCGCCCTCCTACGCCCGCGCCGAGCTGGCGCGGGCCTTCACCACCTCGGTGACCCACGGGGATCCGGCCACCCGTGAGCGCGCCACGGCGCGCGTCGCGCGGTGGCGGGCCGTCCTCGCGGGCATGGCGGACGGGCGGCTGCGCATCGGATCGCGCACCCCGGTCGCCGGGCTTCCCGCCTGGGTCACCCCCGAGGTCGTCCGCGGCGGCTTCGCCACCGGGCAGCCCGCCGCCGGCGGTCCGCTGCTCCCCCACGAGACGGCCGCCGCCGAGCGGGCCGGTGTCCCCGGGGACCGGCGGGCGCTCTTCGCCCACTTCCTGACCGAGCCCGGCCTCACCGAGCTGTGGGAGCTGCTGGACAGCGGCCGCTACGAGGTCGCCCTCCCCGAGGAGGCCGCGCTGCTGACGGTGGCGTGGCTGGTCCGGGCCGGGGAGACGGACGCCGCGCTGGAGCTGGTGAAGACCTTGGAGCCGTTCGCCGGACGGCTGCGCATGCTGCCGCGCCCCTCGGACGTCTCCCCGCCCGGCCCCGGCGCGCTCCACCGCAGGACCGCCGACGACGCCGGCTGGTCGCTGGCCCTGCGCGGCCCGAACGGCAGGGTCGAGGCCCAGCGCGAGTCGCTGGCGGTCTGGCTGCCGTTCGCCGACGAGCTGCTGTCGCACTGGCTGGAGGTACGGGAGCCCGACGGCACCTCCCGGAACGCCCCGGACCAGGGCCGCACACCCGCCCCGCACGCCCCCGCCGCGCACGCTCCCGCCCCGCACGCCCCCGCCGCGTACGACGCGGACTGGCTGGCGCGCGGCGACGCGCTGCTGCGCCGCTACCGCCGCCTGGCCGAGGAGCACACCCGGTGCGCCAAGCACCGCCGCCCCCGGGAGAACGCGGCGATCCTGCGGGCCGCGCTGGAGGACGTCGTGGCGGGCCGCCGGCCCGCCGCCCGGCTGGAGGGGCTGCTGCGGCACGCGGTGGCGTCGATGGTGCGCAAGCGCGGCGTCCCCGGTTCGGCGCGGCACGCGGCGCTCCGCGGTGAGCAGGCCCGCCAGGCCGCGCTGCCCGCGCACCACCTGCTGGCGCAGCTCGTGGTGGTCCGGCTGTCCGGGCTTCCGCAGGGCGTCGGCATCGCCGACACGGCCCCGCTGCTCGCCCCGGTGAGCGCGCGGGAGGCCGAGGAGAGCGGACTGCCGGCCGGTACGGAGATGCCGCCGTCGGTGCGCGCCACCGTGGAGTCGGCGCTGAGCGCGCCGCTCGCCGTGCTGGTGGAGCGGGGTGTGGTGCCGTCCGCCGAGGTGCTGGCGGAGCTCGTGCCGCAGCTCGTCGCGGCCACCACCGCCGACGCCTACCGGGACGGGGCGCTGCGCACCCTGATGGCGTCCGTGTACCGGGCGTTCCGCAACCGGCGTTCGCTGCTGCTGCTCCACCTGGCGAGCCAGGTGCGTGTCGAGGAGCTGCCCTGGGTGCGCGCCGTGGCCGGGCACCGCGGCGGCGACGAGGCCGTGGCGGACGCCGCCCGCGCCGCCCTGCGCGAGCTGGGCACGCTCGCGGTGCAGGCGTTCCCGGGGACGCTGCTGCCGAATCCGCTGGTGCGGGAGATGTCGGTGCTCGCGCGCGAGGCCGATCTCGGCGTGCCGTTCACGGAGGAGCTGGCCGCGGACATCTTCATGGGCGAGTTCGGGCCCAAGTTCCTCGTCGCGGCACGGGTCGCGGCGGAACTGCTGCGCGGGACGCTCTACGAGCGCTACTACGGCGTCGACTACGCCGCCGTGCGCAACCTGGCGATCACCGAGGCGGGGCGCGCGGCGGGCCGTTCGCGCCCCGCGCGCACCTCGCCCGAGTTCGGGCGGTTGTGCGCCGAGCGGGCGGCGGCCGAGCGGACCGGCGGCGGCCGGGGCGGGTCCGTGGCGGCCAACGGCACGGTGATCGAGCAGGCGCAGATCCTGACCACCCACAATCTGGCGACGCTCGTGGGCCGGGTCGGCATCACGCCCGAGCCGGGCCACGACGCCCTCGCCGCGCGCTGCTTCCACACCGTGTGCCGGCTCGCCGCACGGGTGCACGGCGAGCGGCGTCCGCTCGCGACCATCAAGGACGCGGCGTACGCGTGGCGGCAGATGGTGTTCCACCTGTCGCTGTGCGCGGACGACCGCCGCGCCGCCGTACTGGTCGCGCTCGACGGACAGGCGGCCCGGTACCCGGAGCACGTCGCGGCGCGGCTGGCGCCCGCCCTGGCCGGACTGCGGCTGACCGCCGCCGGGGGCGCCTTCGGGCCCGACGGCACCGCGGACGGCGGCCGGGCGCGGCGGCTGGTCGGCTGGTCGACGGGGTGGCACTGGATGCGCGACGAACGTCCGTCGGACACCGCCCGGGCCGCCTCGCGCACCTGACGCCGTCCCGGCCGTCCCGCCCCGGTCCGGACGGCCGGAAGGAGCTCTCGGCCGCAGGCCCTAGAGTCGCGGGCATGACCACGACCTTCAGCGAGCCGCTGCGGCGGCTCACGGAACGCCATGCCGCCTGGGGCGCCGAACAGCTCGACACCTTCAACGAGTTCCTCCCCGTCGGCGACTGGAGCGCCGATCTCGGGCAGCGCCTGTTCCGTCAGTCGGGGAAGGAGCTGCGGATCTCGCTGCTCGGCACGTTCGAGGTCAACGAGTGCTCCTGGCTGTGGGCGTGGGCCAACCCCGGCTTCGCCTCCTCGCCGCTCGCCGAGGCGGCCGAGGCGGTCCGGGCCTACGGACACGCGCACGGGGTGCCGGAGTTCACCGGGGAGCTGGTCCCGCTCGACGGCCACGAGGACCCGCGGACTGCGGCGGAGACCCTGGCGTTCACGGCGATGGGCGTCCTCGGCGCGACCGGCTACCTCGGGGTCCAGGCCAGCCCGGACGCGCGCGCCTACATGGTCCCGGACGACCCGCAGGTCCCCCGCGCCGAGCCGGACGCGATCACGCTGCCCCGGGTGCTGCTCACCGGGGCCTCCCTGGTGCCCTGCTCGGCGCGCGCCGTGGTCGAGGGGTACGTCGCCCACCACGCCCTGCCGCACCGCGCCGCGGCGGACCGGCTGAGCGCGGGCCTGCCCGACGGCGGCACCGTGGAGGTCCTCTTCGACGAGCACGACCGCATCGCCTCCGTCCGCGTCAACACGGGCGCGCCCGCGGCGTCCTGAGCGACCGGAGCCTCGCTCCGGTACTTCCCCGGGACGGCATGCCACCGCCCCCGCCGGCCGGAGCCGACGGGGGCGGTGTGCGAGGTGCGGGGCGGCTCAGATGAGGCCGAGCTCGCGGACGGCCGCGCGCTCCTCCTCCAGCTCCTGCACGGACGCGTCGATGCGCGCACGCGAGAACTCGTTGATGTCCAGGCCCTGGACGATCTCGTAGCGGCCGTCCTTGGTGGTGACGGGGAACGAGGAGATCAGGCCCTCCGGGACGCCGTAGGAGCCGTCCGACGGGATGCCCATGGAGGTCCAGTTGCCCTCGGCGGTGCCGTTGACCCAGGTGTGGACGTGGTCGATGGCGGCGTTCGCGGCCGAGGCGGCCGAGGAGGCGCCGCGCGCCTCGATGATC
This window contains:
- a CDS encoding aldehyde dehydrogenase family protein — its product is MSAAQQTIHVGGEWRAAVSGATREIIDPVDANVFAVVSEGDVADTDDAVAAARAAFDDGSWPRTPAADRAALLRRVAGLLERDRERIGALESRDAGKTLEEGRVDVDCVRDAFLYFADLLAAESGGRVVDAGSDDIHSVVVHEPVGVCALITPWNYPLLQASWKIAPALAAGNTFVVKPSEITPLTTVVLVELLMEAGLPLGAANIVTGPGATVGARLAEHPDVDLVSFTGGLVSGVKVAKAAAEGVKKVALELGGKNPNVVFADACATDEGFDTAVDQALNAAFIHSGQVCSAGSRLIVEESVRERFVTELARRAERIRLGRGTDEGVECGPLVSAAQLAKTEDFVASALREGAVLRAGGEKPEGPGFFYRPTVLDHCHRDMRVIREEVFGPVLTVETFTTEDEAVALANDTEYGLAGGVWSADTARARRVAARLRHGTVWINDFHPYLPQAEWGGFGKSGTGRELGPTGLAEYRESKHVYENLAPRPVRWFAG
- a CDS encoding DUF6882 domain-containing protein, coding for MTTTFSEPLRRLTERHAAWGAEQLDTFNEFLPVGDWSADLGQRLFRQSGKELRISLLGTFEVNECSWLWAWANPGFASSPLAEAAEAVRAYGHAHGVPEFTGELVPLDGHEDPRTAAETLAFTAMGVLGATGYLGVQASPDARAYMVPDDPQVPRAEPDAITLPRVLLTGASLVPCSARAVVEGYVAHHALPHRAAADRLSAGLPDGGTVEVLFDEHDRIASVRVNTGAPAAS